The DNA segment ATTATCGAGGAGTGCATGATCGCGGCCAATGTGGCCACCGGCCGTTTCCTGGCCAAGCACGAGATGCCCACCCTGTACCGGGTGCATGAAGGCCCGGCGGAAGAGAAGGTCAGTGATCTGCGGGACTTTTTGGGCAAGCTGGGCCTGACCCTGAAGGGCGATGAAGAGCCCGATCCCGGGCACTATGCCGAGGTGCTCAAGCAGGCCCAGGGCCGGGAGGATTCCACCCTGATCCAGACGGTCTTGCTGCGTTCGCTAAAGCAGGCCGTCTATAGCCCCAAGAATGTGGGCCACTTTGGCCTGGCGCACGATACCTATCTGCATTTCACTTCGCCGATCCGGCGTTACCCCGATCTGCTGGTTCATCGCGCCATCAAGCATGTGCTGAGAAAGCTGCCCGAGGATGAATATCCCTACAGCGTCAAGGATATGGAGCGGATCGGCGGGCATTGTTCCTCCACCGAGCGTCGGGCCGACGAAGCCACCCGGGATGCCGCCGATACCCTCAAATGCGAGTTCATGCAGAGTCGGGTGGGCGAAGAGTATGACGCCATGATCGTGGGGGTGACCTCTTTCGGTCTGTTCGTGAAGCTCAAGGAAGTGCATGTGGAAGGGCTGGTGCATGTCACCGGCTTGCCCAATGACTATTACAAGTTCGATCCCGCCGGCCATCGCATGGTGGGGGAGCGCTCCGGGCGTATCTTCCGACTGACCGACACCATTCGGGTGCGCGTGGTCCGGGTGGATCCGGATGAGCGCAAGATCGATCTGGAACCGGCGGAAGCCAGCGAGGAAAAGCCCTCCGACCGGGGTGGTCGCAAGCCCAAGCGCAAGCGGGGCGGCAAGAAGGGCAGCCGTAAGAAGGCCGCGAAGAAGCCGGATAGCGAGGGCAAGGGTGACTGAATTTCTGGCTGGCGTGCATCCGGTTCGGGCGGCCCTGGCTGCCGGCCGGGTGAAAGAGTTGCACGTGGCCGCCAGCAATCGCCGGGTGCGTGAGCTGGCGGATACCGCCCGGGGGGCGGGCATTCCCGTGCTAAGTACCGACAAGCAGCAGCTCACCATCCTGGCCGGCACCGACCGCCACCAGGGCGTGGCGGCCCGGGCCGAGATCGGTGAGAACCAGACCGATATGGACCAGCTGGTCCAGCGGGCGGAGGCGGGCGAGTCCCTGTTGCTGCTGGTGCTGGACGGGGTTCAGGACCCTCAGAACCTGGGGGCATGTCTGCGCACTGCCGATGCCGCCGGTGTGGATGCGGTGATCGTCCCCAAGGACCGTTCCAGCCCCCTGAGTCCGGCTGCCCGCAAGGTGGCCGCCGGGGGTGCCGAGACCGTGCCTTTCCTGCAAGTCACCAATCTGGCCCGGTCCCTGGAGCAGCTCAAGACTGCCGGGGTGTGGGTGGCCGGCTTGGCCGGGGAGGCCGATCAAAGCCTCTACGAGCTGGATTTGACCGGCCCCCTGGCCCTGGTCATGGGGGCGGAAGCGGATGGATTGCGGCGGTTGACCCGGGAACATTGTGATTTCCTGGGCTCGTTGCCCATGGCCGGGACGGTGGAAAGCCTGAATGTCTCGGTCACGGCCGGGGTATGCCTCTACGAAGCCGTCCGTCAGCGGGGCGGAGGGGGGCGGTGAACTGGGGCGGGCTTGCCTCTGTGGCCGCCTTGCTCTAGAATTCGCTGACTAATCCCCGGGCCCAGGTCCGGGGGTTTTTGTTTTTTACTGCGGCGCTGGATGGTCCAGGTCGCACTCTCTGCTTCACCGTCCGGGATGGCCCTGGCGGGAGGCCGAATCCGAAGGGAGTTTTAACGCAATGCGTCATTACGAAATCGTTTTTCTGACCCACCCGGACCAGAGTGATCAGGTCCCGGCCATGGTCGAGCGCTACCAGTCCATTATCGAGTCCGCCGATGGCAAGGTTCATCGCATGGAAGACTGGGGCCGCCGTCAGCTGGCCTATCCGATCAACAAGGTGCTCAAGGCTCACTACGTTCTGATGAACGTGGAGTGCACCAAGGAAGCCCTGGACGAAATCCTGTCCGCCTTCCACTTCAACGATGCCGTCATTCGGCATCTGGTCATCAGCCGTGAAGAGGCCGTGACCGAGCCCTCTCCGCTGTCCAAGCCGGAAGGCGAAGAGAAGAGCAGAGAAGAAGACACCGCCAGCGCTTAAGCGCGGCCATCGATCGGATCAGGAGTACACCACATGGCACGTTTTTTCCGTCGTCGTAAGTTTTGTCGTTTCACCGCTGAGGGCGTCAAGGAGATCGATTACAAGGATCTCAGCACCCTGCGGGCCTATGTCACTGAAACAGGCAAGATTGTTCCCAGCCGGATTACCGGTACCGCCGCCTTTTATCAGCGTCAGCTGTCCAAGGCCGTAAAGCGGGCCCGTTATCTGGCGCTGCTGCCCTACAGCGACAGCCACTCCAACTGAGTGGCTGCCTCGCCCGAGCCTTCGGGCCGGGCGTGGCGCCGATAGGAGCACCCCATGCAGGCGGTACTCGCTTGGATAATGAGCAGCCGCTGGCGGGCCGTCCTCAGTGTCTGGATGATGGGCGCTGTGCAGTGGCTGGGCCTGCTGGGCGGCGGTCTGGTGGCCCTGGTGGGTCTCAGGCAGGGGCCCCGGGAAGGGTTGGGTGTGGCCTTGCTGGCCGCGGCGGGATTGATTCCTGTTTCCCTGATGGTTGGGGCTTCGGCTTGGCAGATTTCGGCCGCCGCCCTGTCACTGTGGTTGCCGGTGTTGGTCATGACCTGGGCGCTGCATCGCAGTGGCTCCTTGGCACGGGCCTGTCAGCTGGCCGCGATATTTGCCATCGGCCTGGTGCTGATGCTGCATACGGCCGAAGATGAGGTCATTCGTCTCGGCCGGGCGATCATCGAT comes from the Natronospira proteinivora genome and includes:
- the rlmB gene encoding 23S rRNA (guanosine(2251)-2'-O)-methyltransferase RlmB; translation: MTEFLAGVHPVRAALAAGRVKELHVAASNRRVRELADTARGAGIPVLSTDKQQLTILAGTDRHQGVAARAEIGENQTDMDQLVQRAEAGESLLLLVLDGVQDPQNLGACLRTADAAGVDAVIVPKDRSSPLSPAARKVAAGGAETVPFLQVTNLARSLEQLKTAGVWVAGLAGEADQSLYELDLTGPLALVMGAEADGLRRLTREHCDFLGSLPMAGTVESLNVSVTAGVCLYEAVRQRGGGGR
- the rpsF gene encoding 30S ribosomal protein S6, with product MRHYEIVFLTHPDQSDQVPAMVERYQSIIESADGKVHRMEDWGRRQLAYPINKVLKAHYVLMNVECTKEALDEILSAFHFNDAVIRHLVISREEAVTEPSPLSKPEGEEKSREEDTASA
- the rpsR gene encoding 30S ribosomal protein S18, yielding MARFFRRRKFCRFTAEGVKEIDYKDLSTLRAYVTETGKIVPSRITGTAAFYQRQLSKAVKRARYLALLPYSDSHSN